The window GGACGACATCATCGACAGAAATCGCCTTCATACACTCATTCCCGCGGACACAGCGGTCCCGCCGGCAGCCGGCGCAGCCGACTTCTTTTCGGACCACCGTGTGCCCTGCGCCATAGGGGCCGATCTTCCTCGGGTCGGTCGGACCGAAGAGGGCCACCACCGGCGTTCCAACGGCCGCCGCAAGGTGCATCGGACCGGAATCATTGCAGACGAAGAATTGCGCCTGCCGAATCAGTTCGGCCAGCTCCGGCAGGGCCGTCTTTCCGGCCAGGTTCATCGCCGGCTGTTTCATCTGTTGAAGAATCCGATCGACCTCTTCCCGCTCTCCTTTGCTCCCGACAAAAACAACCGGAATTTTCTTTTCCCGAATCAACCAGTCGGCCAACGCTGCAAAACGGGTCGGCTCCCACTTTTTGCTTTCCCATCGCGCCGTGGAATGGATCAATGCGAAAGAGGCCTGCTCCGAAAGACCCCCCTCGGACAAAAGCCGCCGGACATTCGCCGCAAACTCGGTCGAAGAGGGGATGTCGAAGTGAACCCCCTCTACGTCGCATCCCAACGCCTTCGCCACCCTCCGATAGCGATCGACCGCATGGACGATTCCTTCCGGAACCGGCACTCGCTCCGTGTAAAACCAAGGGGCCCCTTCCCGCGCGGCGGAAAAACCGATCCGAACAGGGGCCCCCGACACATAACCCAAGAGCGCGCTTCGCAGAAGCCCTTGGAAATCGACGACCAGATCGAACCGATGTTTCCGGACCGCCTGGATCAATTGTCGAACCTCACCCCATCTAAAGGGAACGGCGATTACCTCATCGATCGCAGAATGTCCCTTCAAGATCCCCGCCCATTCCGACTTCACCAGCCAGGAGATTCGCGCCGACGGGAAGCGCTTCCGAATCGCCCCCACGGCGGGAAGGGCGTCGATAACATCCCCCAACGAGCTCGGCTTGATGATAAGGATTTCCCGAAAGTCTCTCCGCGCTTTATCCGATCTCGCGCCCGTCATTCGGCGATCCACCCCCGCCGTTGGAGGTCTTCCAGAATCCACCCGACCGCCGCGGGGAGGTCGTCGGCGACATGATCCGGCCGTGTTCCCGCTTGTATCATCTCCTGCAGCGAGGCCTCGCCGTGCCCGGTGCGGACGAGCACCCCCTTCATCCCTCCGCGCGCCAGTCCCATATCGAGCGGCTTGTCCCCGACCACATACGATCCGGAAAGATCGATCGGATGCTCTGAAATCGCCTGTTCGATCATTCCCATCTGCGGTTTTCGGCAGGTACAGGGGATGATCTGCGGATGATGTGGACAATAATAGATCCCGTCCAGGTGCGCCCCGGCTTCGGCCAGAACTGTTTTGAGATGATGATGCACCTGACCGATCATCTCCTCATCAAAAATCCCTCTCGCCACGCCGGACTGATTCGTCACGATGATCACCGAAATGCCTCGCCGGTTGAGCCGCGCGATCGCTTCGGCGGCCCCCGGGATCATCGAATACTTATGAAGCGCATCCATGTGGCCGACATCGTGATTGATCGTTCCATCTCGATCGAGAAAAACGGCAATCTTCCTTCTTCCGAGGCGCGCCATCTGTCGCTCCGCCGCCTCTGCCACCGCCTCGACCGACACCCCGGTCATACAGCGATGATCGATCGGGCACTCCCGGTGGGTGCAGGGAGCGCAATCGACCTTGTTCCGAACGATCAGATCGTCCGCGCCGGCCGGGGAGGTCGCATCGGGATTGGTCGGACCGAAAACCGCCACCACCGACACCCCCAACGCCGAGGCGATGTGCATCGGCCCCGAATCGTTGGTAATGAAAAGACGGCAGCGCGAGAGCAAGGCCATCATCATCCGGACGGTTGTTTTCCCTGCCATGACCACGGCCGGATGTTTCATATTTCGGCGGACCTCCTCCGAAATGGCGATTTCGGCCGGACCGCCGAAAATGACCACCCTCGCCGAATGCCGCGCCGCCAGCCGGTCGGCCGCCGCTGCAAACCGGGCCGGGTCCCAGCGTTTCGAAGAACCGTAGGCCGCCCCGGGATTGATGCCGATCACCTGCTCCCAGCGGGCGATCCCCTCGGCGAGAAGAAGGTCCGACGCCGATTGTTTCTCCTTCTCGGAGATCACCAGAAAAGGGCGCCGTTCAAATTCACTCGCCGATCCCACCGAACTCATCAAATGGAGGTAGGCCTCCCTTTGATGCAAGGGGGCCGATTTTTTTTCGAGCGACTTCGTCAAAAGAAATCGCCGACCGTCGGCGGCATAACCGACCCGTTCCGGAATGCCGGCGGCCGCGGTGATCAAGGCCGCTTCGAACGCATTCTGAAGAAGAAAGGCAAGATCGAACCGACCCTCGTGAATCGAACGAACCAATCGCCACAATCCCGCGAGGCCGGCGTGCCGTCCGGGAGATTCGTAGACCAACAACCGGTCAATCGCCGGATGGTGCTCGAAGAGGGCCGCCACCGGCGGCTTCGCCAGAAGGGTGATCCGGCTCTCAGGAAAACGGGCGCGCAGCGCCGAGAGGGTCGGAATCGCCATGACGGCATCCCCGATCCAATTCGGCGCCCGAACTAATATCTTATTAAACATAATCCTCGTTATTCGCTACACGTTATTTGTTAATCGTAAAACAGAAAAGATTGATCTTTGTCTTGGGTCTTCACGTTTAACGTTTAACTGATAACGTTTAACGTTTTTTCTGCTCTTGTGTTTTCCATCTCCGATGGACCCACAGCCAGTGATCGGGATAACGCCGGACGGCCGCTTCGATCGTTCGGGTAAAAAGAGCGGTCGCCTCTGTCAGATCCCTCTCCAGATCACCCGTCCGTACAATCTCCAACCGCTTCTCGATGAGGACGCGATGACGGCTTCCCTCACGGACAATAAAGGTCGGCAAAACGGCGGCGCCGGTCCGGAGGGCCAGGACCGCCAACCCCTTGTGGGTCGCCGCGGGCCGCCCGAAGTAATCGACGAAAACCGCTTCGCCCGGCGCCGTATTCTGATCGAGGAGAATGCCGACCACTTCCCCGGCCCGGAGGAGCCGCAAGAGCTCCGCCGCGGAGGTTCTTTTATTCAGAACCCGATTTCCGAACCGCTCGCGCCAGGCATTGACCATCCGGTTTAAATCGGGGTTATCGAGCGGCCGCGCCACGACATTCATCCGTGTTCCCAAAAGCGAAATCGACATCCCCATCCATTCCCAATTTCCGAAATGGGCCGTCAGAATGACCACCCCTTTTTGCTCACGGATCGCGGCTTCATAATGCTCGATCCCCTCGAATGTCGTCCGGCCCATCATCTCGGCCGCGGGCTTTCCTTGAACCCAGGCAAACTCGACAACCGTCCGGCCCAAATTCTCGAAAGCCGCCACGGCGATCCGCTTCCGTTCGCGTTCGCTCCGCTCTTTGCCGAGCGCTACGTTGAGGTTCACCTGCGCAACCGCCCGGTGACGGCGATCGGCGAGGTAAAAAAGCCGTCCGAGGAGCGCACCGCCCTCCACCGCGACCCGGTAAGGAAGGACCTGGAAGAGAGAGATAAAAAAACGGGCTAAAAGATATTCGAACTTCTCTTTCATCGGACTGCCTACACCGATCGCAGCGTCGGTTTTGAATGAAACAGGAGCGACTCCCACTTGGCCGGATCTTCCCAGAAGATGATATCGACCCGGAGAGCCCACACGACAAAATCTTTTGGGAGAAGCGCTTTTATTTTCACCGCATCTTTCTCGGTCGTGACCACCCATTTGGCCCCGAGTTGATCGGCTTTTTTTCGGATCTTCTCCAGGTCGGAGAGTTGGTAAGAATGGTGATCCCGAAAGACCACCTGTTCACGAAGATCGACCCCCAGCCGCTTGAGGAGCATTCCGAATGAGTCTGGATTTCCGATCCCGCAGAAACTCAGGACCGGCTCCTTCACCAGTGTGCCGGCGGGCAGTGCCGTCCCGTTCCGCACATCAATCAGCCGCGACGGTTGGAATGACGTTCGAACGCAAGGCTTTCCGAAGCGCTCGATCTCGCCGATCCACTCGGAGGCATCGGCCTGGTCCTCGGAACGGGTAAAGATCACCACATCAGCCCGCCGGACCTCGGAGAGCGGCTCTCGCAGCGCTCCTCTCGGAAGAAGCGCCCCGTTCCCAAAGGGGTTTGTCGCATCCACGAGAAGAATGTTCAGATCCCGATGAAGCCGGATGTGCTGAAAGCCGTCGTCCAAAAGAATAAGGTCGAGATGAAACCGCTCCAAGAGCCATTGGCAGCCTTTATAACGATCCGAGGAGACAAGGATCGGGATCCCTTTGAGCCGCTGCGCCATCAGATAAGGTTCATCTCCGGCCGTCTCGGGCCTTTCCAAGATTTCTTGACCATCGGAAACCAAACGAAGCGGGCCCTTGTACGTTCCTCGATAGCCCCGGCTGACAATCCCGACCGTGTATCCCCGCTCTTGCCACTTCTTCGCCAGGAAGATCGTAAAGGGGGTTTTCCCGGTCCCCCCGACCGTAAGATTTCCGATGCTCACGACAAGGCAATCGACCTTCTTGCGCGGCAGCATTCCCTTTTCGTAGAGCAAGATCCGAAGGCGGCACGAAAGGCCATAGAGCGACGCCAGGATCGAGAAGGGGAAGAGGATCGTCTCGGACACACCC of the Candidatus Manganitrophus noduliformans genome contains:
- the waaC gene encoding lipopolysaccharide heptosyltransferase I; the protein is MTGARSDKARRDFREILIIKPSSLGDVIDALPAVGAIRKRFPSARISWLVKSEWAGILKGHSAIDEVIAVPFRWGEVRQLIQAVRKHRFDLVVDFQGLLRSALLGYVSGAPVRIGFSAAREGAPWFYTERVPVPEGIVHAVDRYRRVAKALGCDVEGVHFDIPSSTEFAANVRRLLSEGGLSEQASFALIHSTARWESKKWEPTRFAALADWLIREKKIPVVFVGSKGEREEVDRILQQMKQPAMNLAGKTALPELAELIRQAQFFVCNDSGPMHLAAAVGTPVVALFGPTDPRKIGPYGAGHTVVRKEVGCAGCRRDRCVRGNECMKAISVDDVVQAIEKRGGRDGNQ
- the waaF gene encoding lipopolysaccharide heptosyltransferase II, whose product is MFNKILVRAPNWIGDAVMAIPTLSALRARFPESRITLLAKPPVAALFEHHPAIDRLLVYESPGRHAGLAGLWRLVRSIHEGRFDLAFLLQNAFEAALITAAAGIPERVGYAADGRRFLLTKSLEKKSAPLHQREAYLHLMSSVGSASEFERRPFLVISEKEKQSASDLLLAEGIARWEQVIGINPGAAYGSSKRWDPARFAAAADRLAARHSARVVIFGGPAEIAISEEVRRNMKHPAVVMAGKTTVRMMMALLSRCRLFITNDSGPMHIASALGVSVVAVFGPTNPDATSPAGADDLIVRNKVDCAPCTHRECPIDHRCMTGVSVEAVAEAAERQMARLGRRKIAVFLDRDGTINHDVGHMDALHKYSMIPGAAEAIARLNRRGISVIIVTNQSGVARGIFDEEMIGQVHHHLKTVLAEAGAHLDGIYYCPHHPQIIPCTCRKPQMGMIEQAISEHPIDLSGSYVVGDKPLDMGLARGGMKGVLVRTGHGEASLQEMIQAGTRPDHVADDLPAAVGWILEDLQRRGWIAE
- the lpxK gene encoding tetraacyldisaccharide 4'-kinase, encoding MSETILFPFSILASLYGLSCRLRILLYEKGMLPRKKVDCLVVSIGNLTVGGTGKTPFTIFLAKKWQERGYTVGIVSRGYRGTYKGPLRLVSDGQEILERPETAGDEPYLMAQRLKGIPILVSSDRYKGCQWLLERFHLDLILLDDGFQHIRLHRDLNILLVDATNPFGNGALLPRGALREPLSEVRRADVVIFTRSEDQADASEWIGEIERFGKPCVRTSFQPSRLIDVRNGTALPAGTLVKEPVLSFCGIGNPDSFGMLLKRLGVDLREQVVFRDHHSYQLSDLEKIRKKADQLGAKWVVTTEKDAVKIKALLPKDFVVWALRVDIIFWEDPAKWESLLFHSKPTLRSV
- a CDS encoding lysophospholipid acyltransferase family protein, which codes for MKEKFEYLLARFFISLFQVLPYRVAVEGGALLGRLFYLADRRHRAVAQVNLNVALGKERSERERKRIAVAAFENLGRTVVEFAWVQGKPAAEMMGRTTFEGIEHYEAAIREQKGVVILTAHFGNWEWMGMSISLLGTRMNVVARPLDNPDLNRMVNAWRERFGNRVLNKRTSAAELLRLLRAGEVVGILLDQNTAPGEAVFVDYFGRPAATHKGLAVLALRTGAAVLPTFIVREGSRHRVLIEKRLEIVRTGDLERDLTEATALFTRTIEAAVRRYPDHWLWVHRRWKTQEQKKR